From a region of the Acidobacteriota bacterium genome:
- a CDS encoding type II toxin-antitoxin system HicB family antitoxin, with amino-acid sequence MRTFNFIVERDPDTGLYVGHVPGWPGAHSQGATLDELEANLREVIVMLLEDGDPKLESEFVGLQTIRVA; translated from the coding sequence ATGCGCACCTTCAATTTCATCGTCGAGCGCGACCCGGATACCGGACTGTACGTCGGCCATGTTCCGGGATGGCCAGGCGCGCATAGCCAGGGCGCCACGCTGGACGAGCTCGAGGCGAACCTGCGCGAAGTCATCGTCATGCTCCTCGAGGACGGCGATCCGAAACTCGAGTCCGAGTTCGTGGGTCTCCAGACCATCCGCGTGGCGTAG